A stretch of Girardinichthys multiradiatus isolate DD_20200921_A chromosome 20, DD_fGirMul_XY1, whole genome shotgun sequence DNA encodes these proteins:
- the tsen2 gene encoding tRNA-splicing endonuclease subunit Sen2 isoform X1, with the protein MQAEFRPPRRRTRVYEDYEAPLPLIRNQQERKHYRGELIHQQVLVCHPDHIQSIYNQGYFGKGVLSRARPNHSISDQWEQHKGLLLPVVSQSRYVELLRWAEADLSSQGLDEEAVSQTLLALTETVEDVRREEGGGEEAEKVNGPKEEVPGGGACVQMKRPGAESEAQPEAKRSCRPAPQNLNLESGSELASDSSSDSGPDPASDSDPGSGLLVPSPGYVLVDSGSQEGGGVKEVRRSPLALTEYLQLSLEEAFFLVYSLGVLSVYLQQEPLSVVEVWRKFRSLRPNFISSYCAYHHFRSKGWVPKGGGGAKYGVDLMLYRKGPPFYHASYSVVVERTDETLGGAALRPFSWRSLATLSRITASVSKELMLCYIIYPADQSENDLDSPVCLSRLKVQELIVSRWVSSQERAEQDDI; encoded by the exons ATGCAGGCGGAGTTCCGGCCACCCCGGAGGAGAACCCGGGTTTATGAGGACTACGAGGCTCCACTACCGTTAATCCGGAACCAGCAGGAGAGGAAGCATTACCGAGGAGAGCTGATCCACCAGCAGGTTCTGGTCTGCCATCCAGACCACATCCAGAGCATCTACAACCAG GGTTATTTTGGAAAAGGAGTTCTGTCCAGAGCCCGACCGAACCACAGCATCTCTGATCAATGGGAGC AACACAAAGGATTGCTTCTACCTGTTGTCTCTCAGTCCAG GTATGTAGAGCTGCTCAGGTGGGCGGAGGCGGATCTTTCCTCTCAGGGATTGGATGAAGAGGCTGTCAGTCAGACGCTGCTCGCTCTGACTGAGACAGTGGAGGATGTGAGGAGggaggagggaggaggagaggaggcgGAGAAGGTGAATGGACCTAAAGAAGAGGTGCCAGGGGGAGGAGCCTGTGTCCAAATGAAGAGGCCGGGGGCGGAGTCAGAAGCACAGCCAGAGGCTAAGAGAAGTTGCAG GCCCGCCCCACAGAACCTGAACCTTGAGTCTGGCTCAGAACTGGCCTCTGATTCCAGCTCAGACTCTGGCCCTGATCCAGCCTCTGACTCTGATCCTGGTTCTGGTCTTCTTGTTCCAAGTCCTGGTTATGTTCTGGTGGATTCTGGGAGTCAG gAAGGAGGCGGAGTCAAGGAGGTGAGGCGGAGTCCTCTGGCTCTCACAGAGTACCTGCAGCTCAGCCTGGAGGAG GCCTTCTTCCTCGTCTACAGCCTCGGCGTCCTGTCTGTCTACCTGCAGCAG GAGCCCCTGTCTGTCGTTGAGGTGTGGAGGAAGTTCCGTTCGCTCCGTCCCAACTTTATCAGCTCGTATTGTGCATACCATCACTTCCGCAGCAAGGGGTGGGTCCCTAAAGGAGGAGGCGGGGCCAAGTACGGCGTTGATCTCA tGCTCTACAGGAAGGGACCGCCTTTCTACCACGccag TTATTCGGTGGTTGTGGAGAGGACTGATGAAACATTGGGGGGCGCAGCACTGCGTCCATTTTCCTGGCGTTCTTTGGCGACTCTCAGCAGGATCACAGCCAGTGTCTCCAAG GAGCTGATGTTGTGTTACATCATCTACCCAGCTGACCAGTCAGAGAATGACCTGGATTCACCTGTGTGCCTGAGCAGACTGAAGGTCCAG
- the tsen2 gene encoding tRNA-splicing endonuclease subunit Sen2 isoform X2, translating into MQAEFRPPRRRTRVYEDYEAPLPLIRNQQERKHYRGELIHQQVLVCHPDHIQSIYNQGYFGKGVLSRARPNHSISDQWEQHKGLLLPVVSQSRYVELLRWAEADLSSQGLDEEAVSQTLLALTETVEDVRREEGGGEEAEKVNGPKEEVPGGGACVQMKRPGAESEAQPEAKRSCRPAPQNLNLESGSELASDSSSDSGPDPASDSDPGSGLLVPSPGYVLVDSGSQEGGGVKEVRRSPLALTEYLQLSLEEAFFLVYSLGVLSVYLQQEPLSVVEVWRKFRSLRPNFISSYCAYHHFRSKGWVPKGGGGAKYGVDLMLYRKGPPFYHASYSVVVERTDETLGGAALRPFSWRSLATLSRITASVSKELIVSRWVSSQERAEQDDI; encoded by the exons ATGCAGGCGGAGTTCCGGCCACCCCGGAGGAGAACCCGGGTTTATGAGGACTACGAGGCTCCACTACCGTTAATCCGGAACCAGCAGGAGAGGAAGCATTACCGAGGAGAGCTGATCCACCAGCAGGTTCTGGTCTGCCATCCAGACCACATCCAGAGCATCTACAACCAG GGTTATTTTGGAAAAGGAGTTCTGTCCAGAGCCCGACCGAACCACAGCATCTCTGATCAATGGGAGC AACACAAAGGATTGCTTCTACCTGTTGTCTCTCAGTCCAG GTATGTAGAGCTGCTCAGGTGGGCGGAGGCGGATCTTTCCTCTCAGGGATTGGATGAAGAGGCTGTCAGTCAGACGCTGCTCGCTCTGACTGAGACAGTGGAGGATGTGAGGAGggaggagggaggaggagaggaggcgGAGAAGGTGAATGGACCTAAAGAAGAGGTGCCAGGGGGAGGAGCCTGTGTCCAAATGAAGAGGCCGGGGGCGGAGTCAGAAGCACAGCCAGAGGCTAAGAGAAGTTGCAG GCCCGCCCCACAGAACCTGAACCTTGAGTCTGGCTCAGAACTGGCCTCTGATTCCAGCTCAGACTCTGGCCCTGATCCAGCCTCTGACTCTGATCCTGGTTCTGGTCTTCTTGTTCCAAGTCCTGGTTATGTTCTGGTGGATTCTGGGAGTCAG gAAGGAGGCGGAGTCAAGGAGGTGAGGCGGAGTCCTCTGGCTCTCACAGAGTACCTGCAGCTCAGCCTGGAGGAG GCCTTCTTCCTCGTCTACAGCCTCGGCGTCCTGTCTGTCTACCTGCAGCAG GAGCCCCTGTCTGTCGTTGAGGTGTGGAGGAAGTTCCGTTCGCTCCGTCCCAACTTTATCAGCTCGTATTGTGCATACCATCACTTCCGCAGCAAGGGGTGGGTCCCTAAAGGAGGAGGCGGGGCCAAGTACGGCGTTGATCTCA tGCTCTACAGGAAGGGACCGCCTTTCTACCACGccag TTATTCGGTGGTTGTGGAGAGGACTGATGAAACATTGGGGGGCGCAGCACTGCGTCCATTTTCCTGGCGTTCTTTGGCGACTCTCAGCAGGATCACAGCCAGTGTCTCCAAG
- the tsen2 gene encoding tRNA-splicing endonuclease subunit Sen2 isoform X3, whose amino-acid sequence MQAEFRPPRRRTRVYEDYEAPLPLIRNQQERKHYRGELIHQQVLVCHPDHIQSIYNQGYFGKGVLSRARPNHSISDQWEQHKGLLLPVVSQSRYVELLRWAEADLSSQGLDEEAVSQTLLALTETVEDVRREEGGGEEAEKVNGPKEEVPGGGACVQMKRPGAESEAQPEAKRSCRPAPQNLNLESGSELASDSSSDSGPDPASDSDPGSGLLVPSPGYVLVDSGSQEGGGVKEVRRSPLALTEYLQLSLEEAFFLVYSLGVLSVYLQQEPLSVVEVWRKFRSLRPNFISSYCAYHHFRSKGALQEGTAFLPRQELIVSRWVSSQERAEQDDI is encoded by the exons ATGCAGGCGGAGTTCCGGCCACCCCGGAGGAGAACCCGGGTTTATGAGGACTACGAGGCTCCACTACCGTTAATCCGGAACCAGCAGGAGAGGAAGCATTACCGAGGAGAGCTGATCCACCAGCAGGTTCTGGTCTGCCATCCAGACCACATCCAGAGCATCTACAACCAG GGTTATTTTGGAAAAGGAGTTCTGTCCAGAGCCCGACCGAACCACAGCATCTCTGATCAATGGGAGC AACACAAAGGATTGCTTCTACCTGTTGTCTCTCAGTCCAG GTATGTAGAGCTGCTCAGGTGGGCGGAGGCGGATCTTTCCTCTCAGGGATTGGATGAAGAGGCTGTCAGTCAGACGCTGCTCGCTCTGACTGAGACAGTGGAGGATGTGAGGAGggaggagggaggaggagaggaggcgGAGAAGGTGAATGGACCTAAAGAAGAGGTGCCAGGGGGAGGAGCCTGTGTCCAAATGAAGAGGCCGGGGGCGGAGTCAGAAGCACAGCCAGAGGCTAAGAGAAGTTGCAG GCCCGCCCCACAGAACCTGAACCTTGAGTCTGGCTCAGAACTGGCCTCTGATTCCAGCTCAGACTCTGGCCCTGATCCAGCCTCTGACTCTGATCCTGGTTCTGGTCTTCTTGTTCCAAGTCCTGGTTATGTTCTGGTGGATTCTGGGAGTCAG gAAGGAGGCGGAGTCAAGGAGGTGAGGCGGAGTCCTCTGGCTCTCACAGAGTACCTGCAGCTCAGCCTGGAGGAG GCCTTCTTCCTCGTCTACAGCCTCGGCGTCCTGTCTGTCTACCTGCAGCAG GAGCCCCTGTCTGTCGTTGAGGTGTGGAGGAAGTTCCGTTCGCTCCGTCCCAACTTTATCAGCTCGTATTGTGCATACCATCACTTCCGCAGCAAGGG tGCTCTACAGGAAGGGACCGCCTTTCTACCACGccag
- the LOC124857385 gene encoding MKRN2 opposite strand protein-like isoform X4, which yields MEQNVIHLNHCQKEIFCFAVPQVCPSCGEELKGRRLQEAPVSLPSPFTDGHKTSCCLLVAPAHNNQDRDFSGTSDLHTGISNTKGVVYNYTQDGVQRDQSGWGHCVSIPLVRPDTFHMLAQWDQYLEQFSEGSTWDPVWHKFHEDDHNCFSFCLQFLNSILAMEGRSLLSREDFTRSFILPRMRRVSKYTTLIRHLQKHQYYMVDRQETETQGERQDKSALTS from the exons atggagcaGAACGTCATCCACCTGAACCACTGTCAGAAGGAGATCTTCTGTTTCGCTGTTCCTCAGGTGTGTCCAAGCTGTGGGGAAGAGCTAAAGGGCCGCAGACTCCAAGAAGCGCCGGTGAGCCTGCCGTCCCCATTCACAGATGGACACAAGACCTCCTGCTGCCTGCTAGTGGCTCCTGCACACAACAACCAGGACAG AGACTTCAGTGGGACGTCAGATCTGCACACTGGCATCTCCAACACTAAAG GTGTTGTTTATAACTACACTCAGGATGGTGTGCAGCGAGATCAAAGTGGGTGGGGCCACTGTGTCAGCATCCCCCTAGTCCGACCCGACACGTTCCACATGTTGGCTCAATGGGACCAGTACCTGGAGCAGTTCTCTGAGGGATCCACATGGGATCCTGTGTGGCACAA gTTCCATGAGGATGATCACAACTGCTTCAGCTTCTGTCTTCAGTTTCTAAACAGCATCTTGGCCATGGAGGGTCGGAGCCTTTTGAGCCGAGAAGACTTTACCCGCAGCTTCATCCTGCCGAGGATGAGGAGGGTGTCCAAATACACCACGCTTATCCGGCACCTCCAGAAACACCAGTACTATATGGTGGACAGACAGGAGACAGAGACACAGGGAGAGAGACAGGACAAGTCAGCGCTCACAAGTTAA
- the LOC124857385 gene encoding MKRN2 opposite strand protein-like isoform X2, with protein sequence MYEKIILIIPKGLLFLLSLTLSSRTVCGSDPNPDLWVTVIVSPHRSEVCPSCGEELKGRRLQEAPVSLPSPFTDGHKTSCCLLVAPAHNNQDRDFSGTSDLHTGISNTKGVVYNYTQDGVQRDQSGWGHCVSIPLVRPDTFHMLAQWDQYLEQFSEGSTWDPVWHKFHEDDHNCFSFCLQFLNSILAMEGRSLLSREDFTRSFILPRMRRVSKYTTLIRHLQKHQYYMVDRQETETQGERQDKSALTS encoded by the exons ATGTATGAgaagattattttaattatccCAAAAGGACTTCTTTTCCTTTTATCCCTGACTCTCAGCAGTCGGACTGTCTGTGGTTCGGACCCAAATCCTGATCTGTGGGTTACTGTCATCGTGTCTCCTCACCGCAGTGAG GTGTGTCCAAGCTGTGGGGAAGAGCTAAAGGGCCGCAGACTCCAAGAAGCGCCGGTGAGCCTGCCGTCCCCATTCACAGATGGACACAAGACCTCCTGCTGCCTGCTAGTGGCTCCTGCACACAACAACCAGGACAG AGACTTCAGTGGGACGTCAGATCTGCACACTGGCATCTCCAACACTAAAG GTGTTGTTTATAACTACACTCAGGATGGTGTGCAGCGAGATCAAAGTGGGTGGGGCCACTGTGTCAGCATCCCCCTAGTCCGACCCGACACGTTCCACATGTTGGCTCAATGGGACCAGTACCTGGAGCAGTTCTCTGAGGGATCCACATGGGATCCTGTGTGGCACAA gTTCCATGAGGATGATCACAACTGCTTCAGCTTCTGTCTTCAGTTTCTAAACAGCATCTTGGCCATGGAGGGTCGGAGCCTTTTGAGCCGAGAAGACTTTACCCGCAGCTTCATCCTGCCGAGGATGAGGAGGGTGTCCAAATACACCACGCTTATCCGGCACCTCCAGAAACACCAGTACTATATGGTGGACAGACAGGAGACAGAGACACAGGGAGAGAGACAGGACAAGTCAGCGCTCACAAGTTAA
- the LOC124857385 gene encoding MKRN2 opposite strand protein-like isoform X6 — MCPQVCPSCGEELKGRRLQEAPVSLPSPFTDGHKTSCCLLVAPAHNNQDRDFSGTSDLHTGISNTKGVVYNYTQDGVQRDQSGWGHCVSIPLVRPDTFHMLAQWDQYLEQFSEGSTWDPVWHKFHEDDHNCFSFCLQFLNSILAMEGRSLLSREDFTRSFILPRMRRVSKYTTLIRHLQKHQYYMVDRQETETQGERQDKSALTS, encoded by the exons ATGTGTCCCCAG GTGTGTCCAAGCTGTGGGGAAGAGCTAAAGGGCCGCAGACTCCAAGAAGCGCCGGTGAGCCTGCCGTCCCCATTCACAGATGGACACAAGACCTCCTGCTGCCTGCTAGTGGCTCCTGCACACAACAACCAGGACAG AGACTTCAGTGGGACGTCAGATCTGCACACTGGCATCTCCAACACTAAAG GTGTTGTTTATAACTACACTCAGGATGGTGTGCAGCGAGATCAAAGTGGGTGGGGCCACTGTGTCAGCATCCCCCTAGTCCGACCCGACACGTTCCACATGTTGGCTCAATGGGACCAGTACCTGGAGCAGTTCTCTGAGGGATCCACATGGGATCCTGTGTGGCACAA gTTCCATGAGGATGATCACAACTGCTTCAGCTTCTGTCTTCAGTTTCTAAACAGCATCTTGGCCATGGAGGGTCGGAGCCTTTTGAGCCGAGAAGACTTTACCCGCAGCTTCATCCTGCCGAGGATGAGGAGGGTGTCCAAATACACCACGCTTATCCGGCACCTCCAGAAACACCAGTACTATATGGTGGACAGACAGGAGACAGAGACACAGGGAGAGAGACAGGACAAGTCAGCGCTCACAAGTTAA
- the LOC124857385 gene encoding MKRN2 opposite strand protein-like isoform X5: protein MVTPGLDHLTVRSGGYQRVLAQVCPSCGEELKGRRLQEAPVSLPSPFTDGHKTSCCLLVAPAHNNQDRDFSGTSDLHTGISNTKGVVYNYTQDGVQRDQSGWGHCVSIPLVRPDTFHMLAQWDQYLEQFSEGSTWDPVWHKFHEDDHNCFSFCLQFLNSILAMEGRSLLSREDFTRSFILPRMRRVSKYTTLIRHLQKHQYYMVDRQETETQGERQDKSALTS from the exons ATGGTAACGCCAGGACTGGACCACCTAACTGTTCGATCAGGCGGTTATCAGCGCGTGCTCGCACAG GTGTGTCCAAGCTGTGGGGAAGAGCTAAAGGGCCGCAGACTCCAAGAAGCGCCGGTGAGCCTGCCGTCCCCATTCACAGATGGACACAAGACCTCCTGCTGCCTGCTAGTGGCTCCTGCACACAACAACCAGGACAG AGACTTCAGTGGGACGTCAGATCTGCACACTGGCATCTCCAACACTAAAG GTGTTGTTTATAACTACACTCAGGATGGTGTGCAGCGAGATCAAAGTGGGTGGGGCCACTGTGTCAGCATCCCCCTAGTCCGACCCGACACGTTCCACATGTTGGCTCAATGGGACCAGTACCTGGAGCAGTTCTCTGAGGGATCCACATGGGATCCTGTGTGGCACAA gTTCCATGAGGATGATCACAACTGCTTCAGCTTCTGTCTTCAGTTTCTAAACAGCATCTTGGCCATGGAGGGTCGGAGCCTTTTGAGCCGAGAAGACTTTACCCGCAGCTTCATCCTGCCGAGGATGAGGAGGGTGTCCAAATACACCACGCTTATCCGGCACCTCCAGAAACACCAGTACTATATGGTGGACAGACAGGAGACAGAGACACAGGGAGAGAGACAGGACAAGTCAGCGCTCACAAGTTAA
- the LOC124857385 gene encoding uncharacterized protein LOC124857385 isoform X3: MTACPARSYCFHGNARTGPPNCSIRRLSARARTGVSKLWGRAKGPQTPRSAGEPAVPIHRWTQDLLLPASGSCTQQPGQVTAEHLCTETSVGRQICTLASPTLKDGVQRDQSGWGHCVSIPLVRPDTFHMLAQWDQYLEQFSEGSTWDPVWHKFHEDDHNCFSFCLQFLNSILAMEGRSLLSREDFTRSFILPRMRRVSKYTTLIRHLQKHQYYMVDRQETETQGERQDKSALTS, encoded by the exons ATGACAGCGTGCCCTGCCCGAAGCTACTGTTTCCATGGTAACGCCAGGACTGGACCACCTAACTGTTCGATCAGGCGGTTATCAGCGCGTGCTCGCACAG GTGTGTCCAAGCTGTGGGGAAGAGCTAAAGGGCCGCAGACTCCAAGAAGCGCCGGTGAGCCTGCCGTCCCCATTCACAGATGGACACAAGACCTCCTGCTGCCTGCTAGTGGCTCCTGCACACAACAACCAGGACAGGTAACAGCAGAGCACCTCTGCACAG AGACTTCAGTGGGACGTCAGATCTGCACACTGGCATCTCCAACACTAAAG GATGGTGTGCAGCGAGATCAAAGTGGGTGGGGCCACTGTGTCAGCATCCCCCTAGTCCGACCCGACACGTTCCACATGTTGGCTCAATGGGACCAGTACCTGGAGCAGTTCTCTGAGGGATCCACATGGGATCCTGTGTGGCACAA gTTCCATGAGGATGATCACAACTGCTTCAGCTTCTGTCTTCAGTTTCTAAACAGCATCTTGGCCATGGAGGGTCGGAGCCTTTTGAGCCGAGAAGACTTTACCCGCAGCTTCATCCTGCCGAGGATGAGGAGGGTGTCCAAATACACCACGCTTATCCGGCACCTCCAGAAACACCAGTACTATATGGTGGACAGACAGGAGACAGAGACACAGGGAGAGAGACAGGACAAGTCAGCGCTCACAAGTTAA
- the LOC124857385 gene encoding uncharacterized protein LOC124857385 isoform X1 has protein sequence MTACPARSYCFHGNARTGPPNCSIRRLSARARTGCNQATRRGGGEKKLKRGGGTRVRQTDRGDGAERHPPEPLSEGDLLFRCSSGVSKLWGRAKGPQTPRSAGEPAVPIHRWTQDLLLPASGSCTQQPGQVTAEHLCTETSVGRQICTLASPTLKDGVQRDQSGWGHCVSIPLVRPDTFHMLAQWDQYLEQFSEGSTWDPVWHKFHEDDHNCFSFCLQFLNSILAMEGRSLLSREDFTRSFILPRMRRVSKYTTLIRHLQKHQYYMVDRQETETQGERQDKSALTS, from the exons ATGACAGCGTGCCCTGCCCGAAGCTACTGTTTCCATGGTAACGCCAGGACTGGACCACCTAACTGTTCGATCAGGCGGTTATCAGCGCGTGCTCGCACAG GCTGTAACCAGGCAaccaggagaggaggaggagagaagaaactaaagagaggaggaggaactCGAGTTAGACAGActgacagaggagatggagcaGAACGTCATCCACCTGAACCACTGTCAGAAGGAGATCTTCTGTTTCGCTGTTCCTCAGGTGTGTCCAAGCTGTGGGGAAGAGCTAAAGGGCCGCAGACTCCAAGAAGCGCCGGTGAGCCTGCCGTCCCCATTCACAGATGGACACAAGACCTCCTGCTGCCTGCTAGTGGCTCCTGCACACAACAACCAGGACAGGTAACAGCAGAGCACCTCTGCACAG AGACTTCAGTGGGACGTCAGATCTGCACACTGGCATCTCCAACACTAAAG GATGGTGTGCAGCGAGATCAAAGTGGGTGGGGCCACTGTGTCAGCATCCCCCTAGTCCGACCCGACACGTTCCACATGTTGGCTCAATGGGACCAGTACCTGGAGCAGTTCTCTGAGGGATCCACATGGGATCCTGTGTGGCACAA gTTCCATGAGGATGATCACAACTGCTTCAGCTTCTGTCTTCAGTTTCTAAACAGCATCTTGGCCATGGAGGGTCGGAGCCTTTTGAGCCGAGAAGACTTTACCCGCAGCTTCATCCTGCCGAGGATGAGGAGGGTGTCCAAATACACCACGCTTATCCGGCACCTCCAGAAACACCAGTACTATATGGTGGACAGACAGGAGACAGAGACACAGGGAGAGAGACAGGACAAGTCAGCGCTCACAAGTTAA
- the LOC124857385 gene encoding uncharacterized protein LOC124857385 isoform X7 → MTACPARSYCFHGNARTGPPNCSIRRLSARARTGCNQATRRGGGEKKLKRGGGTRVRQTDRGDGAERHPPEPLSEGDLLFRCSSGVSKLWGRAKGPQTPRSAGEPAVPIHRWTQDLLLPASGSCTQQPGQVTAEHLCTETSVGRQICTLASPTLKVLFITTLRMVCSEIKVGGATVSASP, encoded by the exons ATGACAGCGTGCCCTGCCCGAAGCTACTGTTTCCATGGTAACGCCAGGACTGGACCACCTAACTGTTCGATCAGGCGGTTATCAGCGCGTGCTCGCACAG GCTGTAACCAGGCAaccaggagaggaggaggagagaagaaactaaagagaggaggaggaactCGAGTTAGACAGActgacagaggagatggagcaGAACGTCATCCACCTGAACCACTGTCAGAAGGAGATCTTCTGTTTCGCTGTTCCTCAGGTGTGTCCAAGCTGTGGGGAAGAGCTAAAGGGCCGCAGACTCCAAGAAGCGCCGGTGAGCCTGCCGTCCCCATTCACAGATGGACACAAGACCTCCTGCTGCCTGCTAGTGGCTCCTGCACACAACAACCAGGACAGGTAACAGCAGAGCACCTCTGCACAG AGACTTCAGTGGGACGTCAGATCTGCACACTGGCATCTCCAACACTAAAG GTGTTGTTTATAACTACACTCAGGATGGTGTGCAGCGAGATCAAAGTGGGTGGGGCCACTGTGTCAGCATCCCCCTAG